The following are from one region of the Bacteroidales bacterium genome:
- the scpA gene encoding methylmalonyl-CoA mutase translates to MRPDFKNVDYKPGKTSASAPLESKEKSWMTNEQIAVKPVYSADDLKHMEHLHYAAGVAPFLRGPYSTMYVMKPWTIRQYAGFSTAEESNAFYRRNLAAGQMGLSVAFDLATHRGYDSDHERVAGDVGKAGVAIDSILDMKILFDQIPLDKMSVSMTMNGAVLPILAFYIVAAEEQGVPMEKLSGTIQNDILKEFMVRNTYIYPPIPSMRIIADIFEFTSQNMKKFNSISISGYHMQEAGATADIELAYTLADGLEYLRTGIQAGIPVDAFAPRLSFFWAVGMNHFMEIAKMRAARMLWAKIVSKFDPKDPKSLALRTHSQTSGWSLTEQDPFNNITRTCVEALAAALGHTQSLHTNALDEAIALPTDFSARIARNTQIYLQEETQICKVVDPWAGSYYVESLTHELAHKAWTLIEEVESLGGMAKAIETGIPKMRIEEASARKQAKIDAGKDTIVGVNKFRLEKEDPIEILEVDNSIVREAQLKRLEILKAGRNAEEVQSALEALTHAAETGEGNLLALSIDAARKRASLGEISYALEKVYGRYKAVIRSISGVYSSESKDDDNYRKACELADIFAELEGRRPRIMIAKMGQDGHDRGAKVVATGYADMGFDVDIGPLFQTPAESARQAVENDVHILGVSSLAAGHKTLVPQVIEELKKFGREDIMVIVGGVIPAQDYQYLYDAGAVAIFGPGTRIPDAAIMLLNILIESRQ, encoded by the coding sequence ATGAGACCCGATTTTAAAAATGTGGATTATAAACCAGGAAAAACTTCTGCTTCAGCTCCTCTGGAGTCGAAGGAAAAATCCTGGATGACGAATGAACAAATAGCAGTGAAACCGGTCTATTCAGCAGACGACCTCAAGCATATGGAACATCTTCATTATGCAGCAGGAGTTGCTCCTTTTCTACGAGGGCCATATAGCACTATGTATGTGATGAAACCCTGGACGATTCGTCAATATGCCGGATTTTCAACTGCTGAAGAGTCAAATGCATTTTACAGGCGTAACCTTGCCGCCGGGCAGATGGGCTTGTCAGTTGCTTTTGACCTGGCCACACATCGTGGTTACGACAGTGATCATGAAAGGGTAGCCGGAGATGTTGGAAAAGCTGGCGTTGCTATTGATTCCATCCTGGATATGAAAATTCTTTTCGATCAGATACCCCTCGACAAGATGTCAGTATCCATGACCATGAATGGTGCAGTGCTTCCTATCCTCGCCTTTTACATTGTTGCAGCAGAAGAACAGGGTGTTCCAATGGAAAAACTGAGTGGGACCATTCAGAATGATATCCTGAAGGAATTCATGGTGAGGAATACCTATATATACCCACCCATTCCTTCTATGCGGATTATTGCTGATATTTTTGAATTCACTTCACAAAATATGAAGAAATTTAATTCAATAAGTATCAGCGGTTATCATATGCAGGAAGCCGGTGCAACAGCAGATATCGAGCTTGCTTACACCCTGGCTGACGGGCTTGAGTACCTAAGGACAGGAATCCAGGCTGGAATCCCTGTGGATGCCTTTGCTCCCCGCCTCTCCTTTTTCTGGGCAGTAGGGATGAACCACTTTATGGAGATCGCAAAAATGCGGGCTGCCAGGATGTTATGGGCTAAAATAGTCAGTAAGTTTGACCCTAAGGACCCGAAATCGCTGGCTTTGCGTACGCACTCCCAAACCTCTGGCTGGAGTCTTACTGAGCAGGATCCATTTAACAATATTACCCGTACCTGTGTTGAAGCTCTAGCTGCTGCCCTGGGTCATACACAGTCGTTACATACCAATGCACTGGATGAAGCCATAGCTTTACCCACTGATTTTTCCGCGCGTATTGCAAGAAATACCCAGATTTATTTACAGGAAGAAACACAAATCTGCAAGGTTGTAGATCCCTGGGCAGGTTCCTATTATGTTGAATCATTAACTCATGAACTGGCTCATAAAGCATGGACCCTGATTGAAGAAGTGGAATCACTGGGTGGTATGGCAAAGGCTATTGAAACCGGGATTCCAAAGATGAGGATCGAGGAGGCATCTGCAAGGAAACAGGCAAAAATTGACGCTGGAAAAGATACAATTGTTGGGGTCAATAAATTCAGGCTTGAAAAAGAAGACCCTATTGAAATACTTGAAGTTGACAATTCAATTGTCAGGGAAGCCCAGTTAAAAAGACTGGAAATTCTAAAAGCAGGCAGGAATGCTGAAGAGGTTCAATCTGCTCTTGAAGCCCTCACTCATGCAGCTGAAACAGGTGAAGGCAATTTACTTGCCCTCAGTATAGATGCTGCCAGGAAAAGGGCATCACTGGGAGAAATAAGTTATGCACTTGAAAAAGTATATGGGAGGTATAAAGCCGTGATACGTTCAATTTCAGGAGTTTACTCATCCGAGAGTAAGGATGATGACAACTATCGCAAAGCATGCGAATTGGCTGATATCTTTGCTGAACTGGAAGGCCGTCGCCCCAGGATCATGATCGCAAAGATGGGCCAGGATGGACATGACCGTGGAGCTAAAGTAGTAGCCACAGGTTATGCTGATATGGGGTTTGATGTTGATATCGGACCGCTCTTCCAAACTCCTGCTGAATCTGCCCGTCAAGCTGTTGAAAATGATGTACACATCCTCGGAGTTTCCAGCCTGGCTGCCGGACATAAAACCCTGGTCCCACAGGTAATCGAAGAACTTAAGAAATTCGGCAGGGAAGATATTATGGTAATTGTTGGAGGAGTTATCCCTGCACAGGATTACCAGTATCTCTATGATGCAGGTGCTGTCGCAATCTTTGGCCCCGGAACACGCATCCCCGATGCTGCCATTATGCTTTTGAATATACTTATCGAAAGCAGGCAGTAA
- a CDS encoding DUF2007 domain-containing protein, protein MDTEESSAPYQVYEGTAWESGLLLSILEDNEIPAFLKDVSSIPWNSFPVNSSSVKVFVAFRDYEPALKIVEEFTQNMQKAPETLPEE, encoded by the coding sequence ATGGATACTGAAGAAAGTTCCGCCCCATACCAGGTATATGAGGGTACAGCCTGGGAGTCAGGATTATTACTGAGTATTCTTGAAGACAATGAGATACCTGCTTTTCTAAAGGATGTATCCAGTATACCCTGGAATTCATTTCCTGTAAATTCATCCAGTGTGAAAGTATTTGTTGCTTTCCGTGATTATGAACCAGCCCTGAAAATTGTTGAAGAATTCACACAGAATATGCAAAAAGCACCTGAAACTCTTCCTGAAGAATAA
- a CDS encoding BamA/TamA family outer membrane protein: MRTSHFMLLSVLLAMAVIANGQEQKTEQVKKGYSFGLLPTISFDADMGFQYGGLVSVYDYGDGKIYPSYKQMVKVEVSRYTKGSGTNQLFYDAKNLLPHHLRLTADLSYLTEKSLDFYGFNGYQSIFDIDLTDKDADDYISRVFYRNQRKMFRFTLDLQGRLYGDHLRWLGGIGIMNMKMGRVDFNSINKGKKDEDILKDTTTLYDKYVDWGIISQEEKDGGNANFLKAGIVYDTRDNEANAMKGMWSEALITYAPGFMFNPEFNYAKLVLIHRQYFTLIKDRLSFVYRLGYQGTIGGDAPFFMQPYMLSSYSSITKTDGLGGAKTLRGIMRDRVVGDGIAYGNLEVRWKFLKTHVGKQNLYMALNGFSDFGMVVQEINLNRANITQADQDTYFDFSYEKDKLHPSVGAGLRIALNENFILAVDYGFALNQKDGAKGLYINIGNLF, translated from the coding sequence ATGAGAACCTCTCATTTTATGCTTTTATCAGTTTTGTTAGCTATGGCCGTTATTGCCAATGGCCAGGAACAAAAAACTGAGCAAGTTAAAAAAGGATATAGTTTTGGCCTTCTACCCACCATTTCTTTCGATGCAGATATGGGGTTCCAGTATGGAGGCCTGGTAAGTGTTTATGATTATGGTGACGGGAAAATATATCCTTCCTACAAACAGATGGTAAAAGTTGAAGTATCAAGGTATACGAAAGGCTCAGGAACAAACCAGCTCTTCTATGATGCCAAAAATCTATTGCCACATCACTTAAGGCTGACCGCCGATTTAAGTTACCTCACTGAAAAATCCCTGGATTTCTATGGGTTTAATGGATATCAAAGCATTTTTGATATAGATCTCACCGACAAAGATGCCGATGACTATATTTCCAGGGTATTCTATCGGAATCAACGTAAGATGTTCAGGTTCACCCTTGATTTGCAAGGCAGGTTATATGGAGATCACCTGAGGTGGTTAGGAGGAATCGGGATCATGAATATGAAAATGGGAAGAGTGGATTTCAATTCCATCAATAAAGGAAAAAAAGATGAGGATATCCTGAAAGATACAACAACCCTGTATGACAAATATGTTGATTGGGGCATTATCAGCCAGGAAGAAAAAGATGGCGGCAATGCCAATTTCCTAAAAGCCGGTATAGTTTATGACACCCGCGATAATGAAGCAAATGCGATGAAAGGTATGTGGTCAGAAGCCCTCATAACCTATGCCCCGGGCTTCATGTTTAACCCTGAATTCAATTATGCAAAGCTGGTACTTATCCACCGACAATATTTCACATTGATCAAAGACAGGCTTTCGTTTGTTTATCGTTTAGGTTACCAGGGAACAATTGGAGGAGATGCACCCTTCTTTATGCAACCCTATATGCTTAGCTCCTACTCTTCCATTACCAAAACCGATGGCCTGGGAGGAGCGAAAACACTGAGAGGTATCATGCGCGACCGGGTAGTAGGAGATGGTATTGCTTATGGAAACCTCGAAGTTAGGTGGAAATTCCTGAAGACTCATGTAGGCAAACAAAACCTGTATATGGCCTTAAATGGATTTTCCGACTTCGGAATGGTGGTTCAGGAAATTAATCTGAACAGAGCCAATATCACCCAGGCAGACCAGGATACCTATTTTGATTTCTCTTACGAAAAAGATAAACTGCACCCCAGTGTTGGAGCTGGTTT
- a CDS encoding glycosyltransferase family 39 protein — translation MERRNYFSWMMIIAAASAVFFIPFIGNMHLFDWDEINFAECAREMIVTGDFLNVQIDFKPFWEKPPLFIWLQVLSMKAFGINEFAARFPNAVCGIVTLLLIFKIGDRLHSKSMGLWWLLVYAASILPQLYFRSGIIDPWFNLFIFLSVWYFSLYSTSPEVRNSKIRNALLSGFFIGLAVMTKGPTAFLILGLVIAVYFIPVIWNYFRKREVPSSLFFSWKHLPIFLFTALFTGGFWFILQILNGHGDMVVKFIMYQVRLFTIPDAGHGGHWSYHFWVLLAGVFPASVIALKSFRLNKPDNPALVNFHKLMLILFWVVLILFSIVKTKIVHYSSLCYFPLTFLAAKTIVDLLEGKKKWNTWLNVLVLSLSFLIASVVIAIPLAMQFKAEIIASGIIKDSFAVANLGADVHWSGFESLIGLIILSGAVFFVLFRKRNFKYAMIGLLSSTLLFTWLTILVFPYKIEKYTQGAAIEFFKEKAGEDCYILNTGYFSYAPLFYGNKNPEDKKRPMWLLTENIDKPFYLVLKEPHYEEWKHIIPAMEVLYKKNGFVFLSRKDAPKVVSP, via the coding sequence TTGGAACGTCGGAACTATTTTTCATGGATGATGATTATTGCTGCTGCCTCGGCGGTGTTTTTCATTCCCTTTATCGGAAATATGCATCTTTTTGATTGGGATGAGATCAATTTCGCTGAATGTGCGCGTGAAATGATTGTGACTGGTGATTTTCTGAATGTACAGATAGATTTCAAGCCATTCTGGGAAAAACCACCATTATTCATATGGCTCCAGGTTTTATCGATGAAAGCCTTTGGAATCAATGAATTCGCAGCCCGCTTCCCCAATGCAGTTTGTGGGATAGTCACCCTGCTGCTGATTTTTAAAATCGGTGACAGGCTTCATTCAAAATCAATGGGACTATGGTGGTTACTCGTATATGCTGCTTCTATCCTTCCTCAGCTTTACTTCCGTTCAGGAATTATTGACCCCTGGTTCAACCTTTTCATTTTTCTTTCTGTCTGGTATTTTTCACTGTACTCCACATCTCCTGAAGTTAGAAACTCTAAAATACGCAACGCGCTGCTTTCAGGTTTTTTCATCGGGTTAGCAGTGATGACCAAGGGGCCGACTGCCTTCCTGATTCTTGGTTTGGTGATAGCTGTTTATTTTATACCTGTAATCTGGAATTATTTCAGGAAGAGGGAAGTGCCATCATCATTGTTTTTCAGTTGGAAACACCTCCCGATTTTTCTTTTCACTGCCCTTTTCACAGGGGGATTCTGGTTTATTCTGCAAATATTGAACGGCCATGGAGATATGGTAGTTAAGTTCATTATGTACCAGGTACGACTCTTTACCATCCCTGATGCCGGCCACGGAGGGCATTGGAGTTACCACTTCTGGGTACTCCTGGCCGGGGTATTTCCTGCTTCTGTCATAGCCTTGAAGTCATTCAGACTGAATAAACCAGATAATCCCGCGCTCGTTAACTTTCACAAATTGATGCTGATCCTTTTCTGGGTAGTGCTAATTTTATTCAGCATTGTGAAAACCAAAATTGTTCACTACAGCTCCCTTTGTTATTTCCCACTCACATTCCTTGCAGCTAAAACGATCGTGGATTTACTCGAAGGAAAGAAAAAATGGAATACCTGGCTGAATGTTCTCGTTTTAAGCCTTTCATTCCTAATTGCATCGGTTGTAATTGCTATTCCTTTAGCTATGCAGTTTAAGGCAGAAATTATTGCCTCAGGTATCATAAAGGACTCTTTTGCAGTTGCCAACCTGGGAGCTGACGTCCACTGGTCTGGTTTTGAGAGCCTTATAGGACTGATAATTCTTTCTGGAGCTGTATTCTTTGTCCTTTTCCGGAAAAGGAATTTTAAGTATGCAATGATTGGTCTGCTTTCATCCACTTTGCTTTTCACATGGCTGACCATTCTGGTCTTCCCTTATAAAATTGAAAAATATACACAAGGTGCTGCTATTGAATTTTTTAAAGAAAAAGCAGGAGAGGATTGCTATATATTAAATACCGGGTATTTCAGTTATGCACCCTTGTTTTATGGGAACAAGAATCCAGAAGATAAAAAGCGTCCTATGTGGTTATTGACTGAGAATATTGATAAACCATTCTACCTGGTATTGAAAGAACCCCATTACGAAGAGTGGAAACACATCATTCCTGCAATGGAAGTGTTGTACAAGAAAAATGGTTTCGTATTCTTATCGAGAAAAGACGCTCCCAAAGTCGTTTCCCCGTAA
- a CDS encoding acyl-CoA mutase large subunit family protein, whose product MDKNSNKLFTDFPEISTSTWESKILEDLKGADYAKKLIWKTNEGFDIKPYYRAEDLSALSHMDGEPGQYPFVRGNETTMNHWEVRQDIYTEDPKDANFHALNALRRGANSICFQVSKIKTTRHLETLMKGICMGDCTLHFAGAQCYPDIVNLLSEFTRKHHMNKAAIRGSFDFDPISYLLLEGDFWKSEESDMEQVGTMIGLGKDLLPSMKMITVNGQYFQNSGSNLVQELAFSLASGNEYLARATESGYTIDEVAPKITFAFAIGSNYFMEIAKLRAARMLWARIVEQYKPVSESSMAMHIHSSTSNFNKSLYDPHVNILRSTTEAMSAVIGGTQSLNITPFDAFYKEPDEFSTRIARNQQIILKEESYLEKVVDPAAGSYYIESLTDSVAKAAWDLFRIVENKGGMIAAVKEGFIQDEINKQAARFSEDVATRKLVVLGTNQYPDPKGMILDKIQESQDNSTEEEEKNSKYKKLEIRRLTDDFDEMRLATEIHVEAGNKLPSVFLFTIGNLAMRKARAMFSTNFFGCAGYEIIDNPGFNNVDEGVKAALASKASIIVLCSSDEEYAELAPSIASQLKSSHKDLIVILAGYPKELVESLQASGVDDFIHIRTNVLEFLQKIQDKLNISL is encoded by the coding sequence ATGGATAAGAATTCGAACAAATTATTTACTGATTTCCCAGAGATAAGTACTTCAACCTGGGAATCAAAAATCCTTGAAGACCTCAAGGGAGCAGATTATGCAAAGAAATTAATCTGGAAGACTAATGAAGGATTTGATATAAAGCCATATTACAGGGCTGAGGACCTTTCTGCACTTTCCCATATGGATGGCGAACCGGGGCAATATCCTTTTGTCAGGGGTAATGAAACGACGATGAACCATTGGGAAGTCAGGCAGGATATCTATACAGAAGATCCTAAAGACGCTAACTTTCATGCTTTAAATGCTTTAAGAAGAGGTGCAAACAGTATTTGCTTCCAGGTTAGCAAAATAAAAACCACCCGTCATCTTGAGACCTTAATGAAAGGCATCTGTATGGGGGATTGCACCCTACATTTTGCAGGAGCTCAATGTTACCCTGATATTGTAAACCTTCTTTCGGAATTTACCCGGAAGCATCATATGAATAAAGCCGCCATTCGTGGTTCTTTTGATTTTGACCCTATAAGCTATCTTTTGCTCGAAGGGGACTTCTGGAAATCGGAAGAATCTGATATGGAACAGGTTGGCACTATGATTGGATTGGGAAAGGATTTATTGCCCTCCATGAAAATGATCACTGTTAATGGGCAATACTTTCAGAATTCAGGATCTAACCTGGTCCAGGAACTTGCTTTCAGTCTGGCTTCCGGAAACGAATACCTTGCGAGAGCAACTGAAAGTGGGTATACTATTGATGAAGTCGCACCAAAAATCACATTTGCCTTTGCGATAGGTTCAAATTACTTCATGGAGATTGCCAAACTGAGGGCTGCCAGGATGTTGTGGGCAAGAATTGTGGAACAATATAAACCGGTTTCTGAATCGTCAATGGCGATGCACATCCATAGCTCCACCTCCAATTTCAACAAATCGTTGTACGACCCTCATGTTAATATTCTGAGAAGCACTACCGAAGCTATGTCAGCAGTAATCGGGGGGACACAATCACTCAACATTACTCCATTCGACGCTTTCTACAAAGAGCCCGACGAATTCTCCACCCGTATTGCCCGTAATCAACAAATCATATTAAAAGAAGAATCCTACCTTGAGAAGGTGGTTGATCCTGCTGCAGGATCCTATTATATTGAGAGTCTTACAGATTCTGTTGCAAAAGCAGCCTGGGATTTATTCAGGATCGTTGAGAACAAAGGCGGCATGATTGCAGCTGTTAAAGAAGGATTTATTCAGGATGAAATCAACAAACAGGCAGCCCGGTTCTCTGAAGATGTTGCTACACGAAAGCTGGTAGTACTTGGGACCAATCAATATCCTGATCCTAAAGGAATGATCCTTGATAAAATCCAGGAAAGCCAGGACAACTCTACAGAAGAGGAAGAGAAGAATTCAAAATATAAGAAACTGGAGATCCGAAGGCTTACTGACGATTTTGATGAGATGCGCCTTGCTACCGAGATCCATGTTGAAGCCGGCAACAAACTGCCTTCCGTATTCCTGTTCACCATTGGAAACCTTGCCATGAGAAAAGCAAGGGCTATGTTCAGTACGAATTTCTTCGGCTGTGCCGGGTATGAAATTATTGACAATCCAGGATTCAACAATGTTGATGAAGGGGTTAAAGCAGCTCTTGCATCCAAAGCCAGTATTATTGTGCTCTGCAGTTCCGATGAAGAGTACGCCGAACTTGCCCCGTCCATTGCATCTCAGCTAAAAAGCAGCCATAAGGATTTAATTGTAATCCTTGCCGGGTATCCCAAAGAGTTGGTTGAGTCACTTCAGGCTTCCGGGGTAGATGATTTTATTCACATCAGAACCAATGTACTGGAGTTTCTGCAGAAAATTCAGGATAAACTGAACATCTCTCTTTAA
- a CDS encoding 1-acyl-sn-glycerol-3-phosphate acyltransferase has product MKLPNVGKSSFFYSLLFWSVYLYFNVYFRRFSVTGRNNIPAGKPIIFAGNHQNALMDALSILFAARGKVVFLARADLFKKKYIARILFFMRILPVYRIRDGISSMGQNDATFKKAAEILRAGTPIALFPEGNHAGYKRLRSLKKGICRIAFMAEEQAGYNLDLHIVPSGIDYSNYSDPGARLLVKYGKPIRVADFIPQHHENPQKALSLLRDKLSEEMEPLMINISSEEDYDTYMNACKIFVPAILRKLKIRNNHHNRLLQEKEVISRLGQAEKEYPLAFESLRNGLQIYNKLLYQYGLRDWLLRKKKMPFLSFALDLFISLLLSPIYFYGLIINYIPYKLPLLFSRKVKDPVFHSSIHFGTGLVIFPLFHLILLTIFSLLTKGVLLKIAFALSLPLSGIFTFYYYIHFLKLGGKFRLLWMKLFEKYFLEDIQEKRSSLLLQIYKLLNY; this is encoded by the coding sequence ATGAAATTACCCAATGTTGGCAAATCCTCCTTTTTTTATTCCCTCCTTTTCTGGTCGGTATATCTTTATTTTAATGTGTATTTCAGGCGCTTTTCTGTAACAGGGAGGAATAATATTCCGGCTGGCAAACCAATAATCTTTGCCGGGAACCATCAGAATGCCCTTATGGATGCTTTATCTATTTTATTTGCAGCGCGGGGAAAAGTAGTATTCCTTGCCCGGGCTGACCTGTTCAAAAAGAAATATATTGCAAGGATCCTGTTTTTTATGAGAATCCTGCCTGTTTACCGCATCAGGGATGGAATAAGTTCGATGGGGCAGAATGATGCAACTTTTAAAAAAGCAGCCGAAATACTTAGGGCAGGCACTCCCATTGCATTATTTCCGGAAGGCAATCATGCAGGGTACAAGAGGCTGAGATCGCTGAAAAAAGGAATATGTCGCATTGCTTTCATGGCGGAAGAACAGGCCGGATACAACCTTGATCTTCATATAGTTCCTTCAGGTATAGATTATAGTAATTATTCTGATCCGGGAGCAAGACTGCTTGTGAAATACGGAAAACCAATTCGTGTAGCCGATTTTATTCCACAGCACCATGAAAATCCACAGAAAGCTCTTTCTCTCCTGAGGGATAAACTCTCAGAAGAGATGGAACCGCTGATGATCAATATTTCAAGTGAAGAGGATTATGACACCTATATGAATGCCTGTAAAATATTTGTGCCTGCCATTCTCAGGAAACTTAAAATCCGAAATAACCATCACAATCGCTTATTGCAAGAGAAAGAAGTTATTTCCCGCCTCGGTCAGGCAGAAAAGGAATACCCTTTGGCTTTTGAATCTTTAAGAAATGGATTACAAATCTATAACAAGCTGTTATATCAATATGGACTTAGAGATTGGCTGTTACGTAAGAAAAAAATGCCATTTCTTTCCTTTGCACTTGATTTGTTTATATCCCTCCTGCTTTCTCCAATATATTTTTATGGGCTGATTATTAACTACATACCATATAAACTCCCGTTATTATTCAGCAGGAAAGTCAAGGACCCTGTTTTTCACAGTTCCATTCACTTTGGAACCGGGTTGGTGATTTTCCCTCTCTTTCACCTGATTTTGCTGACCATTTTCAGCTTACTTACAAAGGGTGTTCTCCTTAAAATTGCCTTTGCATTGAGTCTGCCACTTTCAGGAATTTTCACCTTTTATTACTATATCCATTTTCTTAAGCTGGGCGGCAAATTCCGCCTGTTATGGATGAAGTTGTTTGAAAAGTACTTTTTAGAAGATATTCAGGAAAAAAGATCCTCCCTTCTACTTCAAATCTATAAACTGTTGAATTACTAA
- a CDS encoding TIGR01777 family protein — translation MKIAISGAGGFLGTSISRYFQSLGHTVMPISRAMQNLRDEKLASLLEGADVIINLAGAAVVSRWSDKNKHLIYDSRILTTRKLVAATKILKSPPSVLVSASAIGIYQSPGEHTETSHSFDEGFLGKVCIDWEAEASKATCRVVIMRTGIVLGREGGALPAMLLPFKLGLGGPIASGKQGFSWIHVNDLIRAVDFLIHHTELSGIFNFTAPNPVDNLKFSKALASVLHRPAFFHTPAFVLRLLYGEGATALTQGQFVYPEKLINSGFSFQYPELESALLFSVPEGVIAEISNLP, via the coding sequence TTGAAAATAGCAATAAGCGGAGCAGGGGGATTCCTTGGGACATCAATTTCCAGGTATTTCCAATCATTGGGTCACACGGTGATGCCTATCAGCAGGGCGATGCAGAACTTACGTGATGAGAAGCTGGCCTCTTTGCTTGAAGGTGCAGATGTGATAATAAATCTTGCCGGGGCCGCAGTCGTCTCGAGATGGAGTGACAAAAACAAGCACTTAATTTATGATAGCAGGATTCTCACCACGCGAAAATTGGTCGCGGCTACTAAAATATTGAAGAGTCCACCTTCAGTTTTGGTTTCTGCATCCGCTATCGGAATTTATCAATCTCCAGGTGAACACACTGAAACCAGTCATTCTTTTGATGAAGGTTTTCTTGGTAAAGTTTGTATCGATTGGGAAGCTGAGGCCAGCAAAGCTACCTGCAGGGTAGTCATAATGCGCACTGGTATTGTATTGGGTCGGGAAGGTGGAGCATTACCTGCAATGTTGCTTCCTTTCAAACTTGGATTGGGCGGACCCATTGCATCAGGGAAACAAGGATTCTCATGGATTCATGTGAATGACTTAATCCGGGCTGTTGACTTTCTCATCCACCACACTGAACTTAGCGGAATCTTCAATTTCACGGCTCCCAACCCGGTTGATAACCTGAAGTTTTCAAAAGCACTGGCTTCTGTGTTGCACCGCCCAGCTTTTTTTCATACTCCTGCTTTTGTATTGCGGTTACTATATGGAGAAGGAGCTACTGCGCTAACACAAGGACAATTTGTATATCCCGAAAAGTTGATAAATTCAGGATTCTCATTTCAATATCCTGAGTTGGAAAGTGCCTTGCTATTCTCTGTTCCGGAAGGGGTCATAGCTGAAATCAGCAATTTGCCCTAA